The following are from one region of the Rhizobium sullae genome:
- the yajC gene encoding preprotein translocase subunit YajC yields MFITPAFAQAAPDAAASPFGSGFEMIILFVPLMVVWYFLLIRPQRAQAKKRAETLSAIRRGDQVVTAGGLVGKVTKVVDDKELEVEIAEGVRVRVVRSGIADVRVKGEPVKADAA; encoded by the coding sequence ATGTTCATCACCCCGGCATTTGCCCAGGCCGCACCGGATGCCGCTGCGTCGCCATTCGGCTCCGGCTTCGAAATGATCATCCTGTTCGTGCCACTGATGGTCGTCTGGTACTTCCTGCTGATCCGTCCGCAGCGCGCCCAGGCCAAGAAGCGTGCAGAAACGCTGAGCGCGATCCGCCGCGGTGACCAGGTGGTCACGGCCGGCGGCCTCGTCGGCAAGGTGACCAAGGTCGTCGACGACAAGGAATTGGAAGTCGAAATCGCTGAAGGCGTGCGCGTCCGCGTGGTCCGTAGCGGTATCGCAGACGTTCGCGTGAAGGGCGAGCCCGTAAAAGCAGACGCCGCGTAA
- a CDS encoding peptidoglycan DD-metalloendopeptidase family protein has protein sequence MRFSVSPKFGKPAGNILFVALLASAATGCSSDVTRFGGLFAGSGQDQMTTGSVPRRNMSGSQGDPVPSADLQSGMAQPSYNASNNALNQPYPATTATTRSSARLASAPVSVQRTELAAPAGASSMPSREKQVAMAQAFPASSSGSQAPRQMQAAPKLAAPDQMTTGTTPKVSGWSAANAPSVLVRPGENLTTLANRYGVPEKEILRVNNMKSAAAIKPGETILIPTFNGGRNAAKASAQAADISKSGKLPQPSKTPDQNLAVLPAANAARDKSQASTDAAAGKIAAGAGKDPKAGGGTYTVKPGDSLAKIARATGTKIDDIKAANNLSATSIRIGQTLTIPNGSASADQTKTASIPAKAEPKPASPAAVETASAQPASYQPPVATQTVDEVQKKSDVASAAPESTGIGKYRWPVRGAVIAAYGANVNGSRNDGIDISVPQGTPIKAAENGVVIYAGNGLKELGNTVLIRHDDGTVTVYGNADTLSVARGQKIQRGQTVAVSGMSGSVKQPQVHFEVRKDASPVNPITFLE, from the coding sequence ATGCGTTTTAGCGTTTCGCCAAAGTTCGGAAAGCCGGCCGGCAATATCTTGTTTGTTGCCTTGTTGGCAAGCGCCGCTACGGGCTGCAGTTCGGATGTGACCCGCTTCGGCGGCCTCTTTGCCGGGTCGGGTCAAGATCAGATGACGACCGGTTCTGTACCGAGGCGGAACATGAGTGGCTCACAGGGCGATCCTGTCCCGAGCGCCGATCTTCAGTCCGGAATGGCGCAACCCTCATACAATGCCAGCAATAATGCATTGAATCAGCCTTATCCGGCGACAACCGCAACGACCCGCTCCAGCGCGCGCCTTGCCTCCGCTCCGGTTTCCGTCCAGCGCACCGAACTTGCGGCGCCGGCGGGCGCATCCTCGATGCCGTCGCGTGAAAAGCAGGTCGCGATGGCGCAGGCGTTCCCCGCGTCGTCCTCGGGATCGCAGGCTCCGCGCCAGATGCAGGCCGCTCCGAAGCTGGCTGCACCCGATCAGATGACAACAGGCACGACGCCGAAGGTTTCTGGCTGGTCCGCCGCTAATGCGCCTTCCGTCCTGGTTCGTCCGGGCGAAAATCTGACGACCCTCGCCAACCGCTACGGCGTTCCCGAAAAGGAAATCCTTCGCGTCAACAACATGAAGTCGGCCGCTGCCATCAAGCCGGGCGAAACGATCCTCATCCCGACCTTCAACGGCGGCAGGAATGCGGCCAAGGCTTCGGCGCAGGCCGCCGACATTTCCAAGAGTGGCAAGCTTCCGCAGCCGTCGAAGACGCCGGACCAGAACCTCGCGGTACTGCCGGCTGCGAACGCTGCTCGCGACAAGTCGCAGGCAAGCACAGATGCTGCCGCGGGCAAGATTGCGGCCGGTGCCGGAAAGGATCCGAAAGCAGGCGGCGGCACTTACACGGTCAAGCCGGGCGATTCTCTCGCCAAGATTGCCAGGGCGACTGGCACGAAAATCGACGACATCAAGGCTGCGAATAATCTCTCGGCAACCTCGATCCGCATCGGCCAGACGCTGACGATCCCGAACGGCTCCGCTTCCGCCGATCAGACGAAGACTGCGTCCATTCCGGCCAAGGCCGAACCGAAGCCTGCGTCCCCTGCCGCAGTTGAAACGGCCTCCGCTCAGCCGGCCTCCTACCAGCCGCCGGTTGCAACGCAGACCGTCGATGAAGTCCAGAAGAAGTCCGACGTCGCCTCAGCCGCCCCGGAATCGACCGGCATCGGCAAATATCGTTGGCCGGTCCGCGGGGCCGTCATCGCGGCCTATGGCGCAAACGTCAACGGCAGCCGCAACGATGGTATCGACATCTCGGTGCCGCAGGGCACGCCGATCAAGGCCGCCGAAAACGGTGTGGTCATCTATGCGGGCAACGGCCTGAAGGAACTCGGCAACACCGTTCTCATCCGCCACGACGACGGCACCGTGACCGTCTACGGCAATGCCGACACGCTGAGCGTCGCCCGCGGCCAGAAGATCCAGCGCGGACAAACCGTCGCCGTCTCCGGCATGAGCGGCAGCGTCAAGCAGCCGCAGGTCCACTTCGAAGTCCGCAAGGACGCCTCGCCGGTCAATCCGATCACCTTCCTCGAATAG
- the surE gene encoding 5'/3'-nucleotidase SurE, whose product MRILLTNDDGIHAEGLAALERIARTLSDDVWIVAPETDQSGLAHSLSLSEPLRLRQVADKHFALRGTPTDCVIMGIKQVMDIKPDLVLSGVNSGSNVADDVTYSGTIAGAIEGTMQGVRSFALSQAYTYSDGARIVPWEVAEVHAPALLDRLMKVDLPEGTFLNLNFPNCRPDEVQGAEVTAQGKLAFNLQVDARSDGRGLPYYWLKFGERAGAFTEGTDIHALKHNKISVTPLKLDLTDYSVKDRVVRALSGTE is encoded by the coding sequence ATGCGCATTCTGCTCACCAATGACGACGGCATCCACGCCGAAGGTCTCGCGGCACTTGAGCGGATTGCGCGTACCCTTTCCGACGACGTCTGGATCGTCGCGCCGGAAACGGATCAGAGCGGCCTGGCGCATTCGCTGAGCCTTTCCGAGCCGCTTCGCCTGCGTCAGGTGGCCGACAAGCATTTCGCGCTGCGCGGTACGCCGACCGATTGCGTCATCATGGGCATCAAGCAGGTGATGGACATCAAGCCTGACCTCGTGCTTTCTGGCGTCAATTCCGGCTCGAACGTCGCCGACGACGTCACCTATTCCGGCACCATCGCCGGCGCCATCGAAGGCACGATGCAGGGCGTGCGTTCCTTCGCGCTGAGCCAGGCCTACACTTATTCAGACGGCGCGCGCATCGTGCCGTGGGAAGTCGCCGAGGTTCACGCGCCGGCGCTGCTTGACAGGCTGATGAAGGTTGACTTGCCTGAAGGCACCTTCCTCAACCTCAATTTCCCGAACTGCCGTCCGGATGAGGTGCAGGGCGCCGAAGTCACCGCCCAGGGCAAGCTTGCCTTCAACCTGCAGGTCGACGCGCGCTCCGACGGCCGCGGCTTGCCCTATTACTGGCTGAAGTTCGGCGAGCGTGCCGGCGCCTTCACCGAGGGCACGGATATTCACGCGCTGAAGCATAATAAGATTTCGGTAACACCTTTGAAACTGGATCTGACCGATTATTCCGTGAAGGACCGCGTGGTGCGGGCGCTTTCTGGTACGGAGTAG
- the secDF gene encoding protein translocase subunit SecDF translates to MLHFSSWKTVLIWLIVFVAALCAAPNLFTDASLPSWLPHKRVALGLDLQGGSHIVLKAERSDIVRERLESTVASVRGRLREAGIRYTGLAGTGQTIRVRITDPSEVDRAVTILTPVTAPAAGAPDPEVTLSKGNDGQLTLQITGKAIDRSLSATLTQSVEIVGRRAVEAGGIDPVIETRGADRLSVQVPGLADSQRFKDLLSQDGRLSFHLIDSSVSPQDAMRGTVPSRSRIVYSPDDPPDVYLVERAEVLSSADLGDFQVKPGNDEDSSILTFRFNPESARRFGELTRKNVGRSFAVLLDDQVIATSDIREPVTGDRGQIALNYSPEETEDLAAILRSGALPVTLTIVEERTIDPGLGAGSIRSGLVAGGVGAVLVIGLMVALYGVLGVIAGAALVVNIMMILAVLSLFGAPLTLPGVAGIVLTIGIAVDATVLIYERMREEVKGGMHLDQAIGVGYSRAFMTVVDANITTLIAAAILFYLGSDAIRGFAVTLAIGILTTAFTAFVFTRPLVVAWVRHRRLKHLPKSVHTDLFDGTNIRFMGIRRYSFTALAALSLVSMLAVTAIGMKLGIDFTGGSVIEVRSKQGPADLDDIRARLGELNIGDVQTRRLRDASNAIIRIEAQGGGENAEQSAITLVRSELADQYDFRRVETVGPAVSGELTKTATLGILASLAAILIYIWFRFEWQFAIGAIIATLHDVILTLGFFVVTGIEFNLTSVAALLVIVGYSLNDTVVVYDRMRENLRRYARMPLPILIDASINQTLSRTILTAATTLLALLALYLFGGEVIRSFALVMLFGVAVGTFSSIYIAAPVLILFRLRPKAFDDNEDGATDEKSGKATV, encoded by the coding sequence ATGCTCCATTTTTCGAGTTGGAAAACAGTTCTGATCTGGCTCATTGTCTTTGTGGCGGCGCTCTGCGCCGCCCCAAATCTTTTCACGGACGCCTCGCTGCCAAGCTGGCTGCCGCACAAGCGGGTGGCCCTCGGCCTCGATCTTCAGGGCGGCTCGCATATCGTGCTGAAGGCGGAGCGCTCCGATATCGTTAGGGAGCGGCTCGAAAGCACGGTTGCGAGCGTGCGCGGCAGGCTGCGCGAAGCCGGAATTCGCTATACCGGGCTGGCCGGCACCGGGCAGACCATTCGGGTCCGCATCACCGATCCGAGTGAGGTCGATCGCGCCGTCACCATTCTGACCCCGGTAACGGCACCGGCCGCCGGCGCCCCGGATCCCGAAGTCACGCTCTCGAAAGGCAATGACGGCCAGCTGACGCTGCAGATCACCGGCAAAGCGATCGACCGCAGCCTGTCGGCGACTCTCACGCAATCCGTCGAGATCGTCGGCCGCCGCGCCGTCGAAGCGGGCGGGATCGATCCCGTCATCGAAACCCGCGGCGCTGATCGATTATCCGTCCAGGTGCCGGGTCTCGCCGACTCGCAGCGGTTCAAGGATCTCTTGAGCCAGGATGGCCGGCTCTCCTTCCACTTGATTGATAGCAGTGTGTCGCCGCAGGATGCGATGCGCGGCACGGTACCGTCGCGCTCGCGGATCGTCTATTCGCCGGACGATCCGCCGGACGTCTACCTTGTCGAGCGCGCTGAAGTGTTGTCGTCGGCTGATCTCGGCGATTTCCAGGTCAAGCCTGGCAACGACGAAGACAGCTCCATCCTGACCTTTCGCTTCAATCCCGAGAGTGCCAGGCGGTTTGGCGAGCTGACGCGAAAGAATGTGGGGCGGTCGTTCGCAGTCCTGTTGGACGATCAGGTCATTGCCACGTCTGATATCCGCGAACCGGTCACGGGCGATAGAGGACAGATAGCGCTTAACTATTCTCCGGAGGAGACTGAAGATCTTGCCGCGATACTGCGCTCCGGCGCGCTTCCCGTCACGCTGACGATCGTCGAGGAACGGACGATCGATCCCGGCCTCGGCGCCGGCTCGATCCGCTCCGGCCTCGTCGCAGGGGGCGTCGGCGCCGTTCTGGTGATCGGCCTGATGGTGGCGCTCTACGGCGTGCTCGGTGTGATTGCCGGCGCCGCGCTTGTCGTCAACATCATGATGATCCTTGCCGTTCTCAGCCTGTTCGGAGCGCCGCTGACCTTGCCGGGTGTTGCCGGCATCGTGCTGACGATCGGCATTGCGGTCGATGCCACCGTTCTGATCTACGAGCGCATGCGCGAAGAGGTAAAAGGCGGCATGCATCTCGATCAGGCGATCGGCGTGGGCTATTCGAGAGCCTTTATGACCGTCGTCGATGCCAATATCACGACCTTGATTGCCGCCGCGATCCTCTTCTATCTCGGAAGCGATGCCATCCGCGGCTTTGCGGTCACGCTTGCGATCGGCATTCTAACGACGGCTTTCACTGCTTTCGTCTTCACGCGCCCGCTGGTCGTTGCCTGGGTGCGCCACCGTCGCCTCAAGCATCTGCCGAAGAGCGTCCATACCGATCTCTTCGACGGCACGAACATCCGCTTCATGGGCATCCGCCGCTACAGCTTCACCGCGCTTGCGGCCCTTTCGCTCGTCTCTATGCTGGCGGTAACGGCGATCGGCATGAAACTCGGCATCGATTTCACCGGCGGCTCCGTCATCGAAGTGAGGTCGAAGCAGGGGCCGGCCGATCTCGATGACATCCGCGCGCGGCTGGGCGAACTCAATATCGGCGACGTCCAGACCAGGCGCCTCCGCGATGCCTCAAACGCCATCATCCGCATTGAAGCCCAAGGCGGCGGCGAAAATGCCGAACAGTCGGCAATCACGCTTGTGCGGAGCGAGCTTGCGGACCAGTATGATTTCCGACGCGTCGAAACTGTCGGCCCCGCGGTTTCCGGCGAGCTGACGAAGACGGCGACGCTCGGCATCCTTGCCTCGCTCGCCGCGATCCTCATCTACATCTGGTTCCGCTTCGAATGGCAGTTCGCCATCGGCGCCATCATCGCGACGTTGCACGACGTCATTCTGACGCTCGGTTTCTTCGTTGTCACCGGCATCGAGTTCAATTTGACGAGCGTCGCCGCATTGCTCGTGATCGTCGGCTATTCGCTGAACGATACGGTGGTCGTTTACGACCGCATGCGCGAAAACCTGAGGCGCTATGCGCGCATGCCGCTGCCAATCCTGATCGACGCCTCGATCAACCAGACGCTGTCGCGCACGATCCTGACCGCGGCCACGACACTTCTTGCGCTGCTCGCTCTCTATCTTTTCGGGGGCGAGGTCATCCGCTCCTTCGCGCTCGTCATGCTTTTCGGCGTTGCCGTCGGCACCTTCTCCTCCATCTATATAGCTGCACCGGTACTGATCCTCTTCCGCCTTCGCCCGAAGGCCTTCGACGACAACGAGGATGGCGCCACCGATGAAAAATCCGGAAAGGCCACAGTGTAA
- a CDS encoding ATP-binding protein, whose amino-acid sequence MAEELNSVILQELRRLADAVERLAGPAPGPNDWNAADCFVWSPARTHLQPVARPNRVALKLIRGVDHVRDILHENTVRFADGFAANNVLLWGARGMGKSSLVKAVHEDVRQESGVSLKLVEVHREDIASLPTLLDILKEAPHRVIVFCDDLSFDHDDTAYKSLKAALDGGIEGRPDNVLFYATSNRRHLLPRHMMENEQSTAINPSEAVEEKVSLSDRFGLWLGFHKCSQEDYLTMIDGYAEHFKLTLDREKMHAEALEWATTRGARSGRVAWQYIQDLAGRMRIALARS is encoded by the coding sequence ATGGCCGAAGAATTGAACAGCGTCATTTTGCAGGAGCTGCGGCGGCTTGCCGACGCGGTCGAGCGGTTGGCGGGTCCGGCACCCGGCCCCAACGACTGGAATGCTGCCGACTGTTTCGTTTGGTCGCCCGCCCGCACGCACCTGCAGCCCGTCGCACGGCCGAACCGTGTGGCCTTGAAACTCATCCGTGGCGTCGACCATGTGCGCGACATCCTGCACGAGAATACGGTGCGTTTTGCCGACGGGTTTGCTGCCAACAACGTGCTGCTCTGGGGTGCGCGCGGCATGGGCAAGTCGTCGTTGGTCAAGGCGGTCCATGAAGACGTTCGCCAGGAAAGCGGCGTTTCGCTGAAGCTCGTCGAGGTGCATCGCGAAGACATTGCGAGCCTGCCGACGCTGCTCGATATCCTGAAGGAAGCGCCGCATCGCGTCATCGTTTTCTGCGACGACCTTTCCTTCGACCATGACGATACCGCCTACAAGTCACTGAAGGCAGCGCTCGACGGCGGCATCGAAGGCCGGCCGGACAACGTGCTTTTCTACGCCACCTCCAACCGCCGCCACTTGCTGCCGCGCCACATGATGGAGAACGAGCAGTCGACCGCCATCAATCCATCCGAGGCCGTCGAAGAGAAGGTATCGCTTTCCGACCGTTTCGGTCTCTGGCTCGGCTTCCACAAATGTAGCCAGGAAGACTACCTCACAATGATCGACGGCTATGCCGAGCATTTCAAGCTGACACTCGACCGCGAGAAGATGCATGCTGAAGCGCTGGAATGGGCGACCACGCGCGGTGCGCGCTCCGGCCGCGTCGCATGGCAGTATATCCAGGATCTTGCAGGGCGCATGCGGATCGCTCTCGCCCGCAGCTAA
- the tatC gene encoding twin-arginine translocase subunit TatC, giving the protein MSGDIEDKPQPLIEHLMELRTRLIWAIGAFFVAFIACFIFAKHLFNALVYPYKWAVIWAGLDVTKAQLIYTAPQEFFFTQVKVAMFGGLVIAFPIIAAQVYKFVAPGLYKNERAAFLPFLIASPVLFLLGASLVYFFFTPMVMWFFLTMQQAPGEGDVAISLLPKVSEYLSLIMTLVFSFGLVFQLPVVTTLLARVGLLTSQWLAEKRKFAIVLAFVVAAVLTPPDPLSQIGLALPTILLYEIAIYAARLVERQRSRQAVEEADGSADVAKTDSV; this is encoded by the coding sequence ATGAGCGGTGACATTGAAGACAAGCCGCAGCCGTTGATCGAGCACCTGATGGAGCTGCGCACGCGGCTGATCTGGGCAATCGGCGCGTTCTTTGTCGCCTTCATCGCCTGCTTCATCTTCGCCAAACATCTCTTCAACGCCTTGGTCTACCCTTACAAATGGGCAGTCATCTGGGCCGGTCTCGATGTGACGAAGGCGCAGCTCATCTATACCGCGCCGCAGGAATTCTTCTTCACTCAGGTAAAGGTCGCGATGTTCGGCGGCCTTGTGATCGCCTTCCCGATCATTGCCGCGCAGGTCTACAAGTTCGTCGCCCCCGGCCTCTACAAGAACGAGCGTGCGGCCTTCCTGCCGTTCCTGATCGCTTCGCCGGTCCTGTTTCTGCTGGGTGCATCGCTTGTTTATTTCTTCTTCACGCCGATGGTCATGTGGTTCTTCCTGACTATGCAGCAGGCGCCGGGAGAGGGCGATGTCGCAATCTCGCTGCTGCCGAAGGTCTCGGAATATCTGAGCCTCATCATGACGCTCGTCTTCTCCTTCGGCCTCGTCTTCCAGCTTCCGGTCGTCACGACGCTGCTTGCCCGCGTCGGCCTGCTCACCTCGCAGTGGCTCGCCGAGAAGCGCAAGTTTGCGATCGTGCTCGCTTTCGTCGTGGCCGCCGTGCTGACGCCGCCCGATCCGCTGTCCCAGATCGGCCTTGCACTGCCGACGATCCTTCTCTACGAGATTGCCATCTACGCTGCGCGACTCGTGGAGCGCCAGCGTTCCCGGCAGGCGGTCGAAGAGGCGGACGGGTCTGCGGACGTTGCCAAGACGGACAGCGTCTGA
- the serS gene encoding serine--tRNA ligase, translated as MLDIKWIRENPEALDEALAKRGAEPLAQSLIALDEKRRSAVQKVQDLQSRRNAASKEIGAAMAQKNGELAEKLKAEVAEMKVSLPAAEEDDRQLTAELNDALARIPNIPLDDVPVGEDEHDNVIARTIGEKPRWNHTPKEHFEIGEALGYMDFERAAKLSGSRFTVLTGALARLERALGQFMIDLHTSEHGYTEVSSPLMVRDEAVFGTAQLPKFAEDLFRTTDGRWLIPTAEVTLTNLVSGEILEQEKLPLRFTALTPSFRSEAGSAGRDTRGMLRQHQFWKCELVSITDAESSFAEHERMTACAEEVLKRLGLHFRTMTLCTGDMGFGSRKTYDIEVWLPGQNAYREISSCSVCGDFQARRMNARYRGKDDRSTKFVHTLNGSGTAVGRCLIAVLENYLNEDGSVTIPDALLPYMGGLTKIERAA; from the coding sequence ATGCTCGATATCAAATGGATCCGTGAGAATCCCGAGGCGCTCGATGAAGCACTTGCCAAGCGCGGTGCGGAGCCCCTGGCCCAAAGCCTCATAGCTCTCGACGAGAAGCGCCGCTCCGCCGTGCAGAAGGTGCAGGACCTGCAATCCCGCCGCAACGCCGCCTCCAAGGAGATCGGCGCGGCGATGGCGCAGAAGAACGGCGAGCTTGCCGAAAAGCTGAAGGCCGAGGTCGCCGAAATGAAGGTTTCGCTGCCGGCCGCCGAAGAGGACGACCGCCAGCTGACGGCCGAGCTCAACGACGCCCTGGCGCGTATTCCCAACATTCCGCTCGATGACGTCCCAGTCGGCGAGGACGAGCACGACAACGTCATCGCTCGCACCATCGGCGAAAAGCCGCGCTGGAACCACACGCCGAAGGAACACTTCGAAATCGGCGAGGCGCTTGGCTACATGGATTTCGAGCGCGCCGCCAAGCTTTCCGGTTCACGCTTCACGGTGCTGACCGGCGCGCTGGCCCGCCTCGAACGGGCGCTCGGCCAGTTCATGATCGACCTCCATACGAGCGAGCACGGCTATACCGAAGTCAGTTCGCCGCTGATGGTGCGTGACGAGGCGGTGTTCGGCACGGCACAACTGCCGAAATTCGCGGAAGACCTCTTCAGGACGACGGACGGCCGTTGGCTGATCCCGACGGCTGAAGTAACGCTAACCAATCTTGTCTCGGGTGAGATTCTCGAGCAGGAAAAGCTACCGCTCCGTTTCACCGCGCTGACCCCGTCCTTCCGCTCGGAAGCCGGTTCGGCTGGGCGCGATACGCGCGGCATGCTGCGCCAGCACCAGTTCTGGAAATGCGAACTCGTGTCGATCACCGATGCCGAGAGCTCGTTCGCCGAGCACGAACGCATGACAGCCTGCGCCGAGGAAGTTCTCAAGCGCCTCGGCCTGCATTTCCGCACGATGACGCTCTGCACCGGCGACATGGGCTTCGGTTCGCGCAAGACCTACGATATCGAAGTTTGGCTGCCGGGACAGAACGCCTACCGCGAAATCTCGTCCTGTTCGGTCTGCGGCGATTTCCAGGCGCGGCGCATGAATGCGCGCTATCGCGGCAAGGACGATAGGAGCACGAAGTTCGTTCACACGCTGAACGGCTCCGGCACTGCTGTCGGCCGCTGCCTGATCGCAGTTCTCGAAAACTACCTGAATGAGGATGGGTCGGTCACTATCCCCGACGCGCTGCTGCCCTATATGGGCGGATTGACGAAGATCGAACGGGCGGCCTGA
- a CDS encoding Mth938-like domain-containing protein has product MAKGIEIREAHFPGRAPVDTYGNGGFRFADMSHRGSILCLPSGIYGWEMDMSKPLSVDNFQRVLDEAGDIEVLLVGTGTELRRLPSELKHALKVRGISSDPMSTGAAVRTFNIMLAESRAVAAALIAV; this is encoded by the coding sequence ATGGCGAAAGGAATTGAAATCCGGGAGGCCCATTTCCCCGGCCGCGCTCCGGTCGACACGTACGGCAATGGCGGCTTCCGCTTTGCCGATATGTCGCATCGCGGCTCCATCCTCTGCCTTCCATCCGGTATCTACGGCTGGGAGATGGATATGTCGAAGCCGCTCTCCGTCGATAATTTTCAGAGGGTGCTGGACGAGGCGGGCGATATCGAGGTTCTACTGGTCGGGACGGGCACCGAACTTCGCCGCCTGCCGTCGGAGCTGAAGCATGCACTGAAGGTCCGCGGCATCTCCTCTGATCCGATGAGCACGGGTGCTGCCGTCCGCACCTTCAACATCATGCTCGCGGAATCCCGCGCCGTTGCGGCCGCCCTGATTGCGGTCTGA
- a CDS encoding protein-L-isoaspartate(D-aspartate) O-methyltransferase, with protein MTARLVEKEGFAALVLRLRAEGISDIDLLTAVEQTPRALFVPPQFADDAYSTRTIPIECGSFLEGVDLAVRILYLLKVKPGQRVLEVGTGSGFTAAVIGRIAERVLTIDRYKTLTANAQRRMDQLGLRSVIVRQADGSNGLQGEGTFDRILVTAAFNSMPRFYADQLVSGGSMIAPLMMSEDQCRMVRLTKTGSRFEREELFDVPYLSIVPRLASQL; from the coding sequence TTGACGGCACGGCTGGTCGAGAAGGAAGGTTTTGCAGCACTTGTCCTGAGGCTGCGGGCGGAGGGGATATCGGACATCGACCTCCTGACCGCCGTCGAGCAGACGCCGCGCGCGCTCTTCGTGCCGCCGCAATTTGCCGACGATGCCTATTCCACCCGGACGATCCCGATCGAGTGCGGCTCGTTCCTGGAGGGCGTCGATCTCGCTGTCCGTATCCTTTATCTTTTGAAGGTGAAGCCCGGCCAGCGTGTGCTGGAAGTGGGTACCGGCAGTGGTTTCACCGCAGCTGTCATCGGCCGCATTGCCGAGCGCGTTTTGACGATCGACCGCTACAAGACGCTGACGGCCAACGCGCAGCGCCGCATGGATCAGCTCGGCCTTCGCAGCGTCATCGTCCGCCAGGCCGACGGCAGCAATGGCCTGCAGGGCGAGGGGACTTTCGACCGCATCCTTGTTACAGCCGCTTTCAATTCCATGCCGCGCTTTTATGCGGACCAGCTCGTCTCCGGCGGTTCGATGATCGCACCGCTGATGATGTCCGAGGACCAGTGCCGCATGGTGCGGCTGACGAAGACCGGCAGCCGTTTCGAGCGCGAAGAGCTTTTCGACGTGCCCTATCTGTCGATCGTGCCGAGACTGGCTTCCCAGCTCTGA
- a CDS encoding phytoene/squalene synthase family protein: MTEQPMSNQEICLAMLRDSDRDRYLACLLSSEDKRGALAALYTFNAELARIRDLVHEPLPGEVRMQYWRDLLEGSAHGSTEANPVAASLLSAIEAHRLPRQTLVNMIDARIFDLYDDPMETRTSLEGYAGETASALIQLASLVLSAEEAAKSTEAAGHAGVAQAVAGALLLMPLHRHRGQLYIPLEILSATGLDRESFLAGKDKARISAAIEAFAGLGRDHLAKARAAPLPPTVFPAFLPVTLAEPVLVKAQKAGAALFDQSLQPPQWRRQLGMMLALMRKKI, from the coding sequence ATGACGGAACAGCCGATGAGCAACCAGGAGATTTGCCTGGCGATGCTGCGCGACAGTGATCGCGACCGCTATCTCGCCTGCCTACTGTCCTCGGAGGACAAGCGCGGCGCGCTCGCCGCCCTTTACACCTTCAATGCCGAACTCGCCCGCATCCGCGATCTCGTGCACGAGCCGCTGCCCGGCGAGGTCCGCATGCAATACTGGCGCGATCTGTTGGAGGGCAGCGCCCACGGCTCGACCGAGGCTAATCCTGTTGCCGCATCCTTGCTGAGCGCGATCGAAGCCCACCGCCTGCCGCGTCAGACACTCGTCAACATGATCGATGCGCGCATCTTCGATCTCTACGACGATCCGATGGAAACCCGCACCTCGCTCGAAGGCTATGCCGGTGAAACGGCGTCCGCTCTGATCCAGCTGGCAAGCCTCGTCCTGTCGGCGGAGGAGGCGGCGAAATCTACCGAAGCCGCAGGCCATGCCGGCGTCGCGCAGGCCGTCGCCGGCGCGTTGCTTCTGATGCCGCTGCACCGCCACCGGGGCCAGCTCTATATTCCACTTGAAATTCTGAGCGCCACCGGCCTCGACCGCGAAAGCTTTCTGGCGGGCAAGGACAAGGCGCGCATTTCTGCCGCTATCGAGGCCTTCGCCGGCCTCGGCCGCGATCACCTGGCAAAGGCCCGTGCCGCGCCGCTCCCGCCGACCGTTTTCCCGGCCTTCCTGCCTGTGACGCTTGCTGAGCCGGTGCTCGTGAAGGCGCAGAAGGCCGGTGCCGCGCTTTTCGACCAATCGCTGCAACCGCCGCAATGGCGCCGCCAGCTCGGCATGATGTTGGCGCTGATGCGCAAGAAAATCTGA